A DNA window from Danio aesculapii chromosome 1, fDanAes4.1, whole genome shotgun sequence contains the following coding sequences:
- the gng13a gene encoding guanine nucleotide-binding protein G(I)/G(S)/G(O) subunit gamma-13a, producing MDELDEDQLKNHVESLKQQLKYNRVNTSVSVPELIKWMEEKMTEDPFVNPDALKDNPWVESSKCVIL from the exons ATGGATGAGCTGGATGAAGATCAGCTGAAGAATCATGTGGAAAGTCTGAAGCAACAGCTCAAGTATAACCGAGTCAACACCTCCGTCTCTGTTCCAGA gTTAATTAAATGGATGGAGGAGAAAATGACCGAGGATCCATTTGTGAATCCAGATGCCCTGAAGGACAACCCATGGGTGGAGTCAAGCAAATGTGTAATACTCTAG